From the genome of Thermoflexus hugenholtzii, one region includes:
- the porA gene encoding hypothetical protein, with protein MGRWMALEGTEAVAYAMKQIAPDVVAAYPITPQTGIVQTFAQFVADGEVPTEFIQAESEHSALSACVGAAAAGARAMTATSSQGLALMWEILPIAAAMRLPIVMPVVNRALSAPINIHCDHSDSMGARDTGWIQIYSENAQEAYDNTLQAVRIAEHPQVRLPVMVMQDGFITSHAVERVWVEDDDAVRAFLGTYQPACTLLNFERPLTFGALDFYDYYFEHKRHQVEAMRRAKDAILEVAEDFARRFGRRYGLFETYQLEDAEVAVVVLSSTAGTARVAVDNLRRMGWRVGLLKPRVYRPFPDHEIIAALRHLRAIGVMDRAIAFGALENGGPLWLDLLAAAHRHGLHIPIADYVFGLGGRDITPSEIEGIFTDLMQIADRGAVTRPVTYVGVRGELPLPSPAEWSLWIPEATMAGD; from the coding sequence ATGGGCCGATGGATGGCGCTGGAAGGCACCGAGGCGGTGGCCTACGCGATGAAGCAGATCGCCCCGGACGTGGTGGCCGCTTACCCCATCACCCCTCAGACCGGGATCGTGCAGACCTTCGCCCAGTTCGTGGCGGACGGGGAGGTCCCCACGGAGTTCATTCAGGCGGAGAGCGAGCACAGCGCCCTGAGCGCCTGCGTGGGCGCGGCGGCCGCAGGGGCCCGCGCCATGACCGCCACCTCCTCCCAGGGCCTGGCCCTGATGTGGGAGATCCTCCCCATTGCCGCCGCGATGCGGCTGCCCATCGTGATGCCCGTCGTCAACCGGGCCCTCTCCGCGCCCATCAACATCCATTGCGACCACTCCGACTCCATGGGCGCCCGGGACACGGGCTGGATCCAGATCTATTCGGAGAACGCTCAGGAGGCCTACGATAACACCCTGCAGGCCGTGCGCATCGCGGAGCACCCCCAGGTCCGCCTGCCTGTGATGGTGATGCAGGACGGCTTCATCACCAGCCACGCGGTGGAGCGCGTGTGGGTGGAGGACGACGATGCGGTGCGGGCCTTCCTGGGGACCTATCAGCCGGCCTGCACGCTCCTGAACTTCGAGCGGCCGCTCACCTTCGGGGCCCTGGATTTCTACGACTATTACTTCGAACACAAACGCCACCAGGTGGAGGCCATGCGCCGGGCGAAAGACGCGATCCTGGAGGTGGCCGAGGATTTCGCCCGACGCTTCGGACGCCGCTACGGGCTCTTCGAGACCTACCAGCTGGAGGACGCCGAGGTGGCGGTGGTGGTCCTCTCCTCCACCGCCGGGACCGCCCGCGTGGCGGTGGACAACCTGCGGCGGATGGGCTGGCGGGTCGGCCTGCTCAAGCCGCGGGTTTATCGTCCCTTCCCGGATCATGAGATCATCGCCGCCCTGCGGCACCTGCGGGCCATCGGCGTGATGGACCGGGCCATCGCTTTCGGGGCGCTGGAGAACGGAGGCCCCCTCTGGCTGGATCTGCTGGCGGCCGCCCACCGCCACGGCCTGCACATCCCCATTGCGGACTACGTGTTCGGCCTGGGCGGGCGGGACATCACCCCCTCGGAGATCGAGGGGATCTTCACCGACCTGATGCAGATCGCCGATCGCGGCGCGGTCACCCGCCCGGTCACCTACGTGGGGGTCCGCGGCGAGCTGCCGCTGCCCAGCCCCGCCGAGTGGTCCCTCTGGATCCCCGAGGCCACGATGGCCGGCGATTGA
- a CDS encoding thiamine pyrophosphate-dependent enzyme, with translation MAATPLNLKILSEKPTPLSSGHRLCAGCAEAIIVKQVLLAIDDPVVVINGTGCLEVSTTIFPYTAWRVPWIHVAFENTAAVAAGVEAAYRALVRRGVLPADRRVVFVAFAGDGGSYDIGLQALSGALERGHRFLYVCLDNEGYMNTGIQRSGATPRGAWTTTTPVGKVMPGKPQWRKDLTAIVAAHRIPYVAQVAPSHWKDLMTRVRKAVASGGPAFLNALSDCNRGWRHDPAQTIEVTRLAVETCYWPLFEVEDGVWRLNYRPRRKLPITEYLRLQGRFAHLLRPEFQDLVAEIQAEVDRRWEELLRRCGETA, from the coding sequence ATGGCGGCTACTCCTCTGAACCTGAAGATCCTGTCGGAAAAGCCCACGCCTCTCTCCAGCGGGCACCGCCTGTGTGCCGGATGCGCGGAGGCCATCATCGTGAAGCAGGTCCTGCTGGCCATCGACGACCCGGTGGTGGTGATCAACGGCACCGGCTGTCTGGAGGTCTCCACCACCATCTTCCCCTACACGGCGTGGCGCGTGCCCTGGATCCACGTGGCCTTCGAGAACACCGCCGCCGTGGCCGCGGGGGTGGAGGCCGCTTACCGCGCCCTCGTCCGCCGGGGGGTCCTCCCGGCCGACCGCCGGGTGGTCTTCGTGGCCTTCGCCGGGGATGGAGGGAGCTACGATATCGGCCTTCAGGCCCTCTCAGGGGCGCTGGAACGCGGGCACCGCTTCCTCTACGTGTGTCTGGACAACGAAGGCTACATGAACACCGGCATCCAGCGCTCCGGTGCCACCCCCCGGGGGGCCTGGACCACCACCACGCCGGTGGGGAAGGTCATGCCGGGCAAACCCCAGTGGCGCAAGGATCTGACCGCCATCGTCGCCGCCCACCGGATCCCTTATGTGGCCCAGGTCGCCCCCTCCCACTGGAAGGATCTGATGACCCGGGTGCGCAAGGCCGTGGCCAGCGGAGGCCCTGCCTTCCTGAACGCCCTTTCCGACTGCAACCGGGGCTGGCGGCACGATCCGGCCCAGACCATCGAGGTCACCCGCCTGGCCGTCGAGACATGCTACTGGCCCCTCTTCGAGGTCGAGGATGGGGTGTGGCGGCTGAACTACCGGCCGCGCCGCAAGCTCCCCATCACCGAATACCTCCGGCTCCAGGGCCGGTTCGCTCACCTGCTCCGGCCGGAGTTCCAGGACCTGGTGGCGGAGATCCAGGCGGAGGTGGATCGACGCTGGGAGGAGCTGCTGCGTCGCTGCGGTGAGACGGCCTGA
- a CDS encoding CBS domain-containing protein encodes MLVARDIMTPNPVTVRPDDPLGVAVEKMRSRRCRRLPVVEGDRLVGIITDRDVRLALNSPLVLHERRSDRLLLEHVPVRACMTPDPITVSPDTPLIEVVRLMRDHKFGGVPVVEGDRLVGIITETDLMDLLIRLLEFGVDEIPWSRMRRPESASAFPIPSGAPSSNASRRA; translated from the coding sequence ATGCTGGTAGCGCGAGATATCATGACCCCCAACCCGGTCACCGTCCGGCCGGACGACCCGCTGGGCGTAGCGGTGGAGAAGATGCGCTCCCGTCGCTGCCGGCGGCTGCCGGTGGTGGAGGGGGACCGGCTGGTGGGGATCATCACGGATCGGGATGTGCGACTGGCCCTGAATTCCCCGCTGGTGCTCCACGAACGGCGCTCGGACCGGCTCCTCCTGGAGCATGTGCCGGTGCGGGCCTGCATGACGCCTGACCCCATCACGGTCTCCCCGGATACCCCGCTGATCGAGGTGGTGCGTCTGATGCGGGATCACAAGTTCGGCGGGGTGCCCGTCGTCGAGGGAGATCGCCTGGTCGGGATCATCACCGAGACGGATCTCATGGATCTGCTCATCCGGCTCCTGGAGTTCGGCGTGGATGAGATCCCCTGGAGCCGGATGCGACGCCCCGAGAGCGCTTCCGCCTTCCCGATCCCATCGGGAGCCCCTTCATCCAACGCTTCCAGGCGGGCGTGA
- the ald gene encoding alanine dehydrogenase, whose protein sequence is MHIGIPKERRPEEYRVSLTPAGVEMLTQAGHTVWVESGAGLGAGFTDEDYRRAGAQIVYSGPEVYGRADLVVKVARPTQEEFEWLREGQALMGFLHLAAARRDKIEILLRRRITAIAYETVQADDGSLPILAPISAIAGRMAAHVAATLLQNDRGGKGILLGGAPGVPPAEVVILGAGVVGSNAARAFAGMGASVYVLDKDIRRLQRLEELCGSQVITMVSHPYNLRKVVRFADVLIGAVLVPGARTPILVTREMVRAMKPRSLIMDISIDQGGCVETSRPTTHRDPTFVEEGVIHYAVPNMTGVLGRTATHALTNALWPFLEEIARVGLEEALDRDPALARGVNTREGRVTHPELARVLEMEASIRQG, encoded by the coding sequence ATGCACATCGGGATCCCGAAAGAGCGCCGACCGGAGGAATACCGGGTGAGCCTCACCCCGGCAGGGGTGGAGATGCTGACCCAGGCCGGACATACGGTGTGGGTGGAGAGCGGGGCGGGCCTGGGAGCCGGCTTCACGGATGAGGACTACCGCCGCGCAGGCGCTCAGATCGTCTACTCCGGGCCTGAGGTCTACGGACGGGCGGATCTCGTCGTGAAGGTGGCGCGGCCCACTCAGGAGGAGTTCGAATGGCTGCGGGAGGGCCAGGCCCTGATGGGCTTCCTCCATCTCGCCGCCGCCCGACGGGACAAGATCGAGATCCTGCTCCGGCGGCGGATCACCGCCATCGCCTACGAGACGGTGCAGGCCGACGACGGGAGCCTCCCCATCCTGGCTCCGATCAGCGCCATCGCCGGACGCATGGCCGCCCATGTAGCGGCCACCCTGCTTCAGAACGACCGGGGGGGCAAAGGGATCCTCCTGGGCGGCGCCCCGGGCGTCCCACCCGCTGAGGTGGTGATCCTGGGGGCCGGCGTCGTAGGCTCCAACGCCGCCCGGGCCTTCGCCGGCATGGGAGCCAGCGTCTACGTGCTGGACAAAGACATCCGCCGGCTCCAGCGCCTCGAGGAGCTGTGCGGAAGCCAGGTCATCACCATGGTTTCCCATCCTTATAACCTGCGCAAGGTCGTCCGCTTCGCCGATGTGCTGATCGGCGCCGTGCTGGTGCCCGGCGCCCGCACGCCCATCCTGGTCACCCGGGAGATGGTCCGCGCCATGAAACCCCGTTCCCTGATCATGGACATCTCCATCGATCAGGGCGGGTGCGTCGAGACCAGCCGCCCCACCACCCATCGCGACCCCACCTTCGTCGAGGAGGGGGTGATCCACTACGCGGTGCCCAACATGACCGGCGTGCTGGGGCGGACCGCCACGCACGCGCTGACGAACGCTCTCTGGCCCTTCCTGGAGGAGATCGCCCGGGTGGGTCTGGAGGAGGCCCTGGATCGGGATCCTGCCCTGGCCCGCGGGGTGAACACGCGGGAGGGCCGGGTGACCCACCCGGAGCTGGCCCGCGTTCTGGAGATGGAGGCTTCGATCCGCCAGGGGTGA
- a CDS encoding acetyl-CoA hydrolase/transferase C-terminal domain-containing protein yields MELYREKLMTPEEAVRRYIRSGMRVFLSGNCGVPQRLLAALVEYAPQLENVEIVQVLTVGPADYVAPGMERHIRVNTLFISDNVRRAVQEGRADFTPCFLSEIPGLFRSGRLPLDVALIQVSPPDEHGFCSFGVEVGITKPAAQSARVVIAEVNEHMPRTLGDSFIHISRLTAVVPVSYPLPEVHMAEQSEVARRIAEHIAAMVPDGATLQTGIGAIPDAVLRALTNHKDLGIHTELFSDGIIDLVEKGVITGERKTLHPGKIVAGFMLGTRRLYEFVHDNPIFELHPTDYVNDPFIIAQNERMVAINSAIEVDLTGQVCADSIGHLFYSGVGGQLDFIYGASRSRGGLPIIALPSTARLKDGTVISRIVPTLKPGAGVTTTRNHVRFVVTEWGVADLYGKTIRQRARALIEIAHPDFREELERAAYELRYLREDR; encoded by the coding sequence ATGGAACTCTACCGCGAGAAGCTGATGACGCCGGAGGAAGCCGTCCGTCGCTACATCCGATCCGGGATGCGGGTGTTCCTCTCGGGGAACTGCGGGGTCCCTCAGCGCCTGTTAGCCGCCCTGGTGGAATACGCCCCTCAGCTGGAGAACGTGGAGATCGTGCAGGTCCTCACCGTGGGCCCCGCGGATTATGTGGCCCCCGGCATGGAGCGGCACATCCGCGTCAACACCCTCTTCATCAGCGACAACGTTCGTCGGGCCGTCCAGGAGGGTCGGGCCGATTTCACCCCCTGTTTCCTCTCTGAGATCCCCGGCCTGTTCCGCAGCGGCCGGCTCCCTCTGGACGTGGCCCTCATCCAGGTCTCGCCGCCGGATGAGCATGGGTTCTGCTCCTTTGGGGTGGAGGTGGGGATCACCAAGCCGGCGGCCCAGTCGGCGCGCGTGGTGATCGCGGAGGTCAATGAACACATGCCCCGCACCCTGGGCGACAGCTTCATCCACATCTCCCGGCTCACCGCCGTCGTCCCTGTCTCCTACCCTCTCCCCGAGGTCCACATGGCGGAGCAGTCCGAGGTGGCCCGGCGCATCGCTGAGCACATCGCCGCCATGGTCCCGGACGGCGCCACGCTGCAGACCGGCATCGGGGCCATCCCCGACGCCGTCCTCCGGGCGCTTACGAATCACAAGGACCTGGGGATCCACACCGAGCTGTTCTCCGATGGGATCATCGATCTGGTGGAGAAAGGGGTGATCACGGGGGAGCGGAAAACCCTGCACCCCGGGAAGATCGTGGCCGGCTTCATGCTGGGCACCCGCCGGCTCTACGAGTTCGTCCACGACAACCCGATCTTTGAGCTGCATCCCACCGATTACGTGAACGACCCCTTCATCATCGCCCAAAACGAACGCATGGTGGCTATCAACTCCGCCATCGAGGTGGATCTCACCGGGCAGGTCTGCGCGGACAGCATCGGCCATCTCTTCTACAGCGGGGTGGGCGGGCAGCTGGATTTCATCTACGGCGCCTCCCGATCCCGCGGGGGGCTGCCTATCATCGCCCTGCCCAGCACCGCCCGCCTGAAGGATGGGACGGTGATCAGCCGCATCGTGCCCACCCTCAAACCCGGCGCCGGCGTCACCACCACCCGCAACCATGTCCGCTTCGTGGTCACCGAGTGGGGGGTGGCGGATCTCTATGGGAAGACCATCCGCCAGCGGGCCCGCGCCCTGATCGAGATCGCCCACCCGGACTTCCGGGAAGAGCTGGAGCGCGCCGCCTACGAGCTGCGTTATCTGCGGGAGGACCGATGA
- a CDS encoding sensor histidine kinase gives MRDLLRVLGERGLRLPLFYKILIANTLLVAAGAVIGTTLSFRAGHQLSGEAYHRWHYVYILLFAAGGTALSALIYSFLLRWALRPLEQLQEAAEAIRQGRLDVRVPLHPFRDAQMERLVETFNRMVETIASNSERLHWLSQQILQAQEEERARIARELHDEAAQWLTSLLIRQRLLLRNLPPEMRPEVEELQRMTAAALEHLRRIAMELRPAILDDLGLVEALRWQAEEFQKQTGVPITLRVQGRIERLPRQVELVLYRVAQEALTNIARHARATRVEVTLNCSTEHLELFIADDGVGFDPEAVRRSRARSLGLIGMAERLALIGGTLEIDSAPGKGTRIRARVPAGGPHCLAREVWHDERRTEDPHPDRG, from the coding sequence GTGAGGGATCTCCTGCGCGTCCTGGGGGAACGGGGGCTCCGGTTGCCTTTGTTCTACAAGATCCTGATCGCCAACACCCTCCTGGTCGCGGCCGGGGCCGTGATCGGCACCACCCTGTCCTTTCGGGCAGGCCACCAGCTGTCCGGGGAGGCCTATCATCGCTGGCACTACGTTTACATCCTGCTCTTCGCGGCGGGAGGGACGGCGCTGAGCGCCCTGATCTACAGCTTCCTGCTGCGCTGGGCCCTTCGTCCTCTGGAACAGCTCCAGGAAGCGGCCGAAGCGATCCGTCAGGGCCGGCTCGATGTGCGCGTCCCTCTCCACCCCTTCCGCGACGCTCAGATGGAACGGCTGGTGGAGACCTTCAACCGGATGGTGGAGACCATCGCCAGCAACAGCGAGCGCCTGCACTGGCTCTCCCAGCAGATCCTGCAGGCTCAGGAGGAGGAACGGGCACGGATCGCGCGGGAACTGCACGATGAGGCCGCCCAATGGTTGACCTCCCTGCTGATCCGCCAGCGCCTGCTTCTCCGCAACCTCCCCCCGGAGATGCGCCCGGAGGTGGAGGAGCTCCAGCGGATGACCGCCGCCGCCCTGGAGCATCTCCGCCGGATCGCCATGGAGCTCCGCCCCGCCATCCTGGATGACCTGGGGCTGGTGGAAGCGCTGCGATGGCAGGCGGAGGAGTTCCAGAAACAGACAGGGGTCCCCATCACCCTCCGGGTCCAGGGACGGATCGAACGGCTGCCCCGCCAGGTGGAGCTGGTTCTTTATCGGGTCGCCCAGGAAGCCCTGACCAACATCGCCCGGCACGCCCGGGCCACCCGGGTGGAGGTTACATTAAACTGCTCAACGGAGCATCTGGAGCTTTTCATCGCAGATGACGGGGTCGGCTTCGACCCGGAGGCGGTCCGGCGGTCGCGCGCCCGCTCCCTCGGGCTGATCGGGATGGCCGAGCGTCTCGCCCTGATCGGGGGGACGCTGGAGATCGATTCCGCCCCCGGCAAGGGCACGCGCATCCGCGCCCGGGTGCCTGCGGGTGGACCCCATTGTCTGGCTCGGGAGGTCTGGCATGATGAACGGAGGACGGAAGATCCGCATCCTGATCGCGGATGA
- a CDS encoding response regulator transcription factor, with amino-acid sequence MNGGRKIRILIADDHPVLRRGLRALIEEEPDMEVVGEAGNGLEAVQLAERLRPDVVIMDISMPELDGLEATRRIRERSPSTYILILTVHAHERYLFPVLKAGASGYVRKTAADEELIEAIRVVARGDVFLYPSATRMLLDDYLAQVRAGREQDSYESLSEREREILRLLAEGHTNAEIAQKLNLSVKTVETYRTRIMEKLHLRTRAELVRYALRKGLISEETA; translated from the coding sequence ATGAACGGAGGACGGAAGATCCGCATCCTGATCGCGGATGACCACCCGGTGCTCCGCCGGGGTCTGCGGGCGCTGATCGAAGAAGAGCCGGACATGGAGGTGGTGGGGGAGGCCGGGAACGGCCTGGAGGCGGTGCAGCTGGCCGAGCGGCTCCGCCCCGACGTGGTCATCATGGACATCTCGATGCCGGAGCTGGACGGGCTGGAGGCGACCCGGCGGATCCGCGAACGTTCCCCTTCCACCTACATCCTGATCCTCACCGTCCACGCCCACGAACGCTACCTCTTTCCCGTCCTCAAAGCGGGGGCCTCCGGATACGTTCGCAAGACCGCTGCGGATGAGGAGCTGATCGAAGCCATCCGGGTGGTAGCCCGAGGCGATGTCTTCCTCTATCCCTCCGCCACCCGCATGCTCCTGGACGATTACCTCGCCCAGGTTCGGGCCGGGCGTGAGCAGGATTCCTACGAGAGCCTCAGCGAGCGGGAGCGGGAGATCCTCCGCCTGCTGGCGGAGGGTCACACCAACGCGGAGATCGCTCAGAAATTGAACCTCAGCGTGAAAACGGTGGAGACTTACCGAACGCGCATCATGGAGAAGCTGCATCTGCGCACCCGGGCCGAGCTGGTGCGTTATGCCCTCCGCAAAGGCCTGATCTCCGAAGAGACCGCTTGA
- a CDS encoding tungsten cofactor oxidoreductase radical SAM maturase, giving the protein MARLRLEADGTLRLPPEILRSYGVEPGTEGVLEQTEDGWAFHAIRPDLRRVYVEVTALCNLNCAICIRRVWRDRPGSMRWEVFEELIRQLRAFPELRRITFGGFGEPLVHPRIADMVALARTLGVGITLTTNGLLLDRAMAEALSEAGLDTVVVSIDTAHLQAYRQAGLVDGLDRVIDNIRGLQALARAHRRLVPRIGLEFVLTRDSLPELPHVPRLAQALGASFVLITHLLPHTPDQAQAILYDRGEPLPALPGWPVPGGDWLVWGLARMPRSRWGAMRRCRFIEERSTVIRWDGGVSPCYALMHSYPYYIYGRRKEVTAYILGFIQQQPLIEIWGSEEYVRFRAKVRAFRFPSCVDCGMACYYAAHNEDCWGNTPSCADCLWAQDIIRCP; this is encoded by the coding sequence TTGGCCCGTTTGAGGCTTGAAGCGGACGGAACGCTGCGCCTCCCCCCGGAGATCCTTCGTTCATACGGCGTGGAGCCGGGGACGGAAGGCGTGCTGGAGCAAACGGAGGATGGATGGGCTTTCCACGCCATCCGCCCCGATCTGCGCCGCGTTTACGTGGAGGTCACTGCCCTCTGCAATCTCAACTGCGCCATCTGCATCCGTCGGGTCTGGCGGGATCGCCCCGGATCCATGCGCTGGGAGGTTTTCGAAGAGCTCATCCGACAGCTGCGGGCCTTCCCGGAGCTGCGCCGGATCACGTTCGGCGGGTTCGGGGAGCCTCTCGTCCATCCCCGCATCGCGGATATGGTGGCCCTGGCACGAACCCTGGGTGTGGGGATCACCCTGACCACTAACGGCCTGCTTTTGGATCGGGCGATGGCGGAGGCGCTGTCGGAAGCCGGGCTGGACACGGTGGTTGTGTCCATCGACACCGCCCACCTTCAGGCCTATCGGCAGGCCGGCCTGGTCGACGGCCTGGATCGGGTCATCGATAACATCCGCGGGCTGCAGGCGCTGGCGCGGGCGCACCGCCGCCTGGTCCCCCGCATCGGGCTGGAGTTCGTGCTCACCCGGGACAGCCTCCCGGAGCTCCCTCATGTCCCCCGCCTGGCCCAGGCGCTGGGAGCCTCGTTCGTTCTCATCACCCATCTGCTCCCCCACACGCCGGATCAGGCCCAGGCCATCCTGTATGACCGCGGAGAGCCCCTCCCCGCCCTCCCCGGCTGGCCGGTCCCCGGCGGGGACTGGCTGGTCTGGGGCCTCGCTCGCATGCCGCGCTCCCGATGGGGCGCGATGCGGCGCTGCCGCTTTATCGAAGAACGCTCCACCGTGATCCGCTGGGACGGCGGGGTCAGCCCCTGCTATGCGTTGATGCATTCTTATCCCTATTACATTTACGGACGTCGCAAAGAGGTCACCGCCTACATCCTGGGCTTCATCCAGCAACAACCCCTCATCGAGATCTGGGGCTCGGAGGAATATGTGCGGTTCCGGGCGAAAGTGCGGGCCTTCCGTTTCCCCTCTTGTGTGGATTGCGGGATGGCCTGCTACTACGCCGCCCACAACGAGGACTGCTGGGGAAACACTCCCTCCTGCGCCGATTGTCTCTGGGCTCAGGATATCATCCGCTGCCCATGA
- a CDS encoding rhodanese-like domain-containing protein — MKRTLWILLTIFALTLAACGPAVAPTPTVAPPTPTVAPTPVPPTPTKAALDVKAVVDRFLSGIPDKYYTVGTVEALKDMLAAGNVVLVDVREPNEYAEGHIPGAVNIPIRTLAKNLDKLPKDKPVVVYCRTGHRAGMATAALQLLGYTNVRNFTPAIVGWKDAGEPLSTEPVEARSVGQPQVDPELLAVVDRFLSGIPDKYYTVGTVEALKDMLAAGNVVLVDVREPNEYAEGHIPGAVNIPIRTLAKNLDKLPKDKPVVVYCRTGHRAGMATAALQLLGYTNVRNFTPAIVGWQKAGEPVEKAQ; from the coding sequence ATGAAGCGGACGTTGTGGATCCTTCTCACCATCTTTGCTCTAACGCTGGCGGCCTGCGGGCCTGCGGTCGCTCCGACGCCCACCGTGGCCCCTCCCACGCCGACGGTGGCGCCCACTCCGGTCCCGCCGACGCCCACCAAAGCGGCCCTCGATGTGAAGGCGGTGGTGGATCGGTTTTTGAGCGGGATTCCGGACAAGTATTACACGGTGGGGACGGTGGAAGCGTTGAAGGACATGCTGGCGGCGGGGAATGTGGTGCTGGTGGATGTGCGGGAGCCGAACGAGTATGCGGAGGGGCACATCCCTGGGGCGGTGAACATCCCGATTCGGACGCTGGCGAAGAATCTGGACAAGTTGCCGAAGGACAAGCCGGTGGTGGTCTATTGCCGGACGGGGCATCGAGCGGGGATGGCCACGGCGGCGCTGCAGCTGCTGGGCTACACCAACGTGCGCAACTTCACCCCCGCCATTGTCGGCTGGAAGGACGCGGGGGAGCCGCTCAGCACCGAGCCGGTGGAAGCGCGCTCCGTCGGACAGCCCCAGGTGGATCCGGAGCTCCTCGCGGTGGTGGATCGGTTTTTGAGCGGGATTCCGGACAAGTATTACACGGTGGGGACGGTGGAAGCGTTGAAGGACATGCTGGCGGCGGGGAACGTGGTGCTGGTGGATGTGCGGGAGCCGAACGAGTATGCGGAGGGGCACATCCCTGGGGCGGTGAACATCCCGATTCGGACGCTGGCGAAGAATCTGGACAAGTTGCCGAAGGACAAGCCGGTGGTGGTCTATTGCCGGACGGGGCATCGAGCGGGGATGGCCACGGCGGCGCTGCAGCTGCTGGGCTACACCAACGTGCGCAACTTCACCCCCGCCATCGTCGGCTGGCAGAAGGCCGGGGAGCCCGTGGAGAAAGCCCAGTGA
- a CDS encoding formate dehydrogenase subunit gamma — MATRTVRWVLRYRPGQRVVHWLHAGAFFVLLITGLALIWPPLSFLAAGGLSRLLHRVAAVIFLLTPALYALLDFRGLRDLVRDSFTYTREDLEWLKGFPGYFLGRTSHLPPQGRVNAGQKIHHALTIIAYFAISGSGLALWLGKGSLGPTGLLAATLVHDLSMALMAILTVGHIYFTFVYDALPAMTTGYVSEEYARMEHALWLASIPQEPPYVIEVQEEIPEPRRVRGARAEEEAVG; from the coding sequence ATGGCCACGCGGACTGTCCGATGGGTGCTGCGCTATCGTCCGGGCCAGCGGGTGGTCCACTGGCTCCACGCGGGGGCCTTCTTCGTTCTCCTCATCACCGGGCTGGCCCTGATCTGGCCACCCCTCTCCTTCCTCGCGGCCGGCGGCCTCTCCCGCCTGCTGCACCGGGTGGCGGCGGTGATCTTCCTCCTCACCCCCGCCCTGTATGCCCTTCTGGACTTCCGGGGGCTTCGGGATCTGGTTCGGGATTCCTTCACCTACACCCGAGAGGATCTGGAATGGCTGAAAGGTTTCCCGGGCTATTTCCTGGGTCGCACCTCGCATCTGCCCCCTCAGGGGCGGGTCAACGCGGGCCAGAAGATCCATCACGCCCTCACCATCATCGCTTACTTTGCCATCTCCGGCTCCGGCCTGGCCCTGTGGCTGGGCAAGGGCTCCCTCGGGCCCACCGGCCTGCTCGCGGCAACGCTCGTTCATGATCTCTCGATGGCCCTGATGGCCATCCTCACCGTAGGCCACATCTATTTCACTTTCGTCTACGATGCCCTGCCGGCGATGACCACTGGCTACGTCAGCGAGGAATACGCTCGGATGGAGCATGCCCTGTGGCTGGCCTCCATCCCCCAGGAGCCTCCCTATGTGATCGAAGTGCAGGAGGAGATCCCGGAGCCTCGCCGGGTTCGCGGCGCCCGGGCCGAGGAGGAAGCAGTGGGATAA
- a CDS encoding 4Fe-4S dicluster domain-containing protein → MARLAMLIDLSRCLGCQACVIACKAGRELAPGERWVEIREVVWGRFPELRGAFVPHRCFHCAEAACVQVCPTGALYKRDGFTLVDFDRCSGCGYCVEVCPYKVPRLVDGRVSKCASCLDLVQRGEEPWCVRTCPAGALQCGTREEILAEARARVAALKDRYPEAQIYGETQMGGLGVIMVLPAPPEALGLPAQPQIPPLAIWKDGVQPLSLGALALSVLTSGIAFFIARRRHLEEKRNSQNHGE, encoded by the coding sequence GTGGCCCGACTGGCGATGCTCATCGACCTGAGCCGATGTCTGGGTTGTCAGGCCTGTGTGATCGCCTGCAAGGCCGGCCGGGAGCTGGCCCCCGGAGAGCGATGGGTGGAGATCCGGGAGGTGGTGTGGGGCCGCTTCCCCGAGCTGCGGGGCGCCTTCGTCCCTCATCGTTGCTTCCACTGTGCGGAGGCGGCATGCGTCCAGGTCTGTCCGACCGGCGCCCTCTACAAGCGCGATGGCTTCACGCTGGTGGATTTCGACCGATGCAGCGGGTGCGGCTACTGCGTCGAAGTTTGCCCATATAAGGTGCCGCGCCTGGTGGACGGACGCGTCTCCAAATGCGCTTCGTGTCTCGATTTGGTCCAGAGGGGTGAGGAGCCCTGGTGCGTCCGAACCTGCCCGGCGGGGGCCCTGCAGTGCGGGACCCGGGAAGAGATCCTGGCGGAGGCGCGGGCGCGGGTGGCCGCTCTGAAGGATCGCTACCCCGAGGCTCAGATCTATGGAGAGACCCAGATGGGCGGTCTGGGGGTCATCATGGTGCTTCCGGCACCGCCGGAGGCGCTGGGCCTGCCGGCGCAGCCGCAGATCCCGCCCCTGGCCATCTGGAAGGATGGGGTTCAGCCCTTGAGTCTGGGCGCCCTCGCGCTCAGCGTCCTCACCAGCGGGATCGCCTTCTTCATCGCCCGGCGGCGTCATTTAGAGGAAAAGCGGAACTCGCAAAACCATGGGGAGTGA